CTGCTGCGCTAATTCCCGTGTTGGGGTCAAAATTAACGCCTGTACCGCCGTCTGTTCCACATCAATTTGTTCTAAAATGGGCAGGGAAAAGGCAGCAGTTTTGCCGGTTCCCGTTTGGGACTGACCTACCACATCCTTGCCTTTCAGGATTTCAGGGATGGCTTGTGTTTGAACATCAGTCGGTTGCTCGAAGCCCAGTTTCTCTAATTGCTTTGATCTTGCTTCAGAGATACCGAGACTTTGAAAAGAAATTGTCATAGAAATGTAATTCTGCAATATTTTGTTACCTTCTTCTTAGCTTACCGCTAATCCCCAATTTTTGGTAGTTTTTTTTTTGCGCTTATTGCCATGATTAGCTTTTCATCTGCCTTGAGGAAATTAGATAAGCAAATTAAAATATTTAGATAATTTAGATTGGTTTTACTTATATACAAAACTTAACACAAAACGAATTTTCAGGATTAGAGCCTCTAAAACTTGCAATCTTCTATATTTTTTTGCTATTGTCAAGGGAAATGATGGGTTTTTGTTTTTAAACATCAAAATATATCTCTCTAATCGCGATTATGTCGTTAAATAGTATTCATATTCCCCAATTCTTGAGCTTTTGCTAATACATTAAGTTATATAACGAGATGGAATTTAATCAGGGAATAAATTGACAATATAAAAATAATGTGGTAAGCGAAAAACAGCAAATTAATATTTAAACTTGCTACCCTGTGAAAATAAAAGATAAACAACCCGCCCTAGATTTGGTCATTGGGAGATTGTCTGTCGAAGGGATGGGGTTTTAGACCCATGTTTTAATGATGACGAATCATCCAAGTTCTTCTTCTCAATATACAGTGCGCTGGCAAGAACAAATCAACAATATTCCTAAGGAAAAATGGGATGCTCTTGCTTTACCACTTTCGACTCCCTTCTTAGAATGGGAATGGTTACATAATCTAGAAAAGTCTGGAAGTGTTACGCCTCGTCGCGGTTGGCAACCTTGTCATTTAACCATTTGGAAAAATCGTAACCTCGTTGCTGCCGCCCCTCTTTACTTAAAGGGTCATAGTTATGGCGAATTTGTCTTTGATCACCAATGGGCAAATTTAGCCTATCAGTTAGGGATAAACTACTATCCCAAGTTATTAGGAATGACTCCTTTTACTCCTGCTGTGGGGTATCGGTTTTTAGTTGCTTCGGATGAGGATGAAACGCTTTTAACGGAAATTATGGTAAAAGCCATTGAAGAATTTTGTTACGAGCAAAAAATTACTGGTTGTCATTTCTTATTTGTTGATCCTGACTGGAAACCAATGTTAGAACAATTTGGTTTTCGGGGGTGGCAGCACCATAGTTATATTTGGGAAAATTCTGGTTTAAATAGTTTTGATGATTATTTACAACTATTTAATGCGAACCAACGGCGAAATATTAAACGGGAGCGAAAGAAAGTAGAAAAAGCAGGACTGGAGATGAAAGTTCACGCTGGCGATGATATTCCCCATTGGATGTTTCCATTAATTTATCAATTTTATAGTCGCACTTGTGATCAATTTTTTGGCATGAGTAAGTATCTCACTCGTCAATTTTTTGAGCAACTTTACCCTAATTATGTTCAACGAGTTGTGGTATTTGCTGCTTATACTGAAGATTATCATCGCCCAGTGGGATTATCATTTTGCTTGCGAAAAGGAGAAAATCTTTATGGTCGTTATTGGGGATGTTTAGAAGAATTTGATTGCTTACATTTTGAAGCCTGTTATTACAAACCCATTGAATGGTCAATTGAACAGGGAATAAAAATGTTTGACCCTGGTGCAGGAGGTCGTCATAAACGCAGACGAGGCTTTCCAGCTAAAGTTAATCATAGTTTGCATTATTTTTATCATCAACGGATGAGTCAAATATTAAATGCTTATATTGATGAAATTAACGAGATGGAACAAGCAGAATTAGAAGCCATTAATCAAGATTTACCTTTTGCTAAGAAAGAAATTAATCTTGATCCCAATCTGGTTTGAACTTAATTGGGTTCATAAGGAACAAAGTCATAACCCGTACCGGAACGAGAGGGGCTTGCTGGTTGTACTTCCACCATCACTAAATCTCCGTCTCTATCTCCTGATGGTAGAAACTCAATCGGTTGCATTACCCCCTCTGCGGAAAAATCACTATCCGATAAAGCATTTTTAAGTCCTTCACGAGTGGGGCTTTGTTCTAAAGCCTGCGCGATCGCGCTCATGGCATCATAAGTCATAACTGTTGCCCAATTGACATCAGCGCCCCAAAGTTCCCGAGAAGTTTGTACAAAATCCTCACTTCCTGGTTGCTCAATATGCCAAGGA
This window of the Euhalothece natronophila Z-M001 genome carries:
- a CDS encoding GNAT family N-acetyltransferase — translated: MTNHPSSSSQYTVRWQEQINNIPKEKWDALALPLSTPFLEWEWLHNLEKSGSVTPRRGWQPCHLTIWKNRNLVAAAPLYLKGHSYGEFVFDHQWANLAYQLGINYYPKLLGMTPFTPAVGYRFLVASDEDETLLTEIMVKAIEEFCYEQKITGCHFLFVDPDWKPMLEQFGFRGWQHHSYIWENSGLNSFDDYLQLFNANQRRNIKRERKKVEKAGLEMKVHAGDDIPHWMFPLIYQFYSRTCDQFFGMSKYLTRQFFEQLYPNYVQRVVVFAAYTEDYHRPVGLSFCLRKGENLYGRYWGCLEEFDCLHFEACYYKPIEWSIEQGIKMFDPGAGGRHKRRRGFPAKVNHSLHYFYHQRMSQILNAYIDEINEMEQAELEAINQDLPFAKKEINLDPNLV